In Opitutales bacterium, the following proteins share a genomic window:
- a CDS encoding carbonic anhydrase: MSSASTSGSSMMPEEVMTLLKSGNARFVSANSAHPRQSRTRLQALAEHGHHPVATILCSSDSRVPPEILFDQGLGDLFVVRVAGAVVDVDQAASIEYGVDQLGTPLLVILGNADCAAVRAVLEESALPGNLPRLLDNMVPAVEEAIKRFPELSGEELLPFAVQANVQQSISDLLEISPLTKQRVMDGLLKIVGAVYDVRSGSIQWMAPDPQLVRLTPKPKPRPTLKPVESAPMPIMIPVSARPSESVTPAVPLGPIIPAEPTDLLPTPPVEDGQGGF; this comes from the coding sequence ATGAGCTCGGCGAGCACTTCGGGCTCGTCGATGATGCCGGAAGAGGTGATGACTCTGCTGAAGTCGGGAAACGCTCGGTTTGTCTCCGCGAATTCTGCGCATCCAAGGCAGTCTCGGACTCGATTGCAGGCTCTGGCTGAACATGGACATCACCCAGTAGCGACTATTCTCTGTAGCAGTGATAGCCGAGTGCCGCCTGAGATATTGTTTGATCAGGGTTTGGGCGATTTATTTGTGGTCCGGGTCGCTGGTGCGGTCGTGGATGTGGATCAGGCCGCGTCCATTGAGTATGGCGTCGACCAACTGGGCACACCGCTTCTTGTGATCTTGGGCAATGCGGATTGTGCTGCGGTGCGGGCCGTATTGGAGGAATCCGCTTTGCCGGGAAACCTTCCTCGGCTGCTCGACAACATGGTGCCTGCGGTCGAAGAGGCTATAAAGCGTTTTCCCGAGTTGTCTGGAGAAGAACTATTGCCCTTTGCAGTGCAAGCCAATGTCCAACAGTCGATCAGCGACCTCCTTGAGATCTCACCCCTCACGAAACAACGTGTGATGGACGGGCTGCTGAAGATTGTTGGGGCTGTCTACGATGTACGATCAGGGAGTATTCAATGGATGGCGCCTGATCCACAGCTCGTTCGCTTGACCCCAAAACCTAAGCCACGTCCGACCTTGAAACCTGTTGAATCTGCCCCCATGCCAATCATGATTCCAGTCAGTGCACGACCGTCCGAGTCGGTGACGCCAGCTGTTCCTTTAGGGCCGATCATTCCGGCTGAGCCAACCGACTTACTGCCGACGCCGCCGGTGGAGGATGGGCAAGGTGGTTT
- a CDS encoding ATP-binding protein: MHGLDRKLKQRVLELLDYFPAVALLGPRQCGKTTLAFEIKESWSKKSTYLDLENAADLAKLDDSVGYLKPLEEQLVIMDEVQHRPALFPEIRGLIDDGRRRGLRSGRFLFLGSASYELLKQSGESLAGRIAFLELTPFRFDEVRHEEIDKLWLRGGFPDSFLAPTESVSAEWRRNFIDTYLTRDLSMYGKADSLPAMRDLLKMTAHLHSQVLNVSQLVESHDFSRQQISDYLDLFEHTFVIRRLKPYFTNVGKRLTKRPKIYIRDSGLLHQLVGIQDYDTLSGHPIRGASWEGFVIEQITALLPSWEPYFYRTSNGAELDLLMLRGETILAFEIKASVEAKLTKGFYTACEDIRPSETFIVSRNNGTWNTSSGVTHTNINDLRKILSSYAD, from the coding sequence ATGCATGGTTTAGATCGAAAACTTAAGCAGCGGGTTCTTGAGCTACTCGACTATTTCCCCGCGGTTGCACTACTAGGGCCACGCCAGTGCGGAAAAACAACACTCGCATTTGAGATCAAGGAAAGCTGGAGCAAGAAATCCACCTACCTTGACCTGGAAAATGCCGCAGACTTGGCGAAACTGGACGATAGCGTCGGCTATCTAAAACCCTTAGAAGAGCAATTGGTCATAATGGACGAGGTCCAGCACCGCCCTGCACTCTTCCCCGAAATACGCGGCCTAATTGATGACGGCCGACGCAGAGGGCTACGAAGCGGCCGGTTTCTATTCTTAGGTTCAGCATCTTATGAGCTACTCAAACAAAGCGGTGAAAGCCTTGCTGGGCGCATCGCATTTTTAGAGCTCACCCCATTTCGGTTCGATGAGGTGCGCCATGAGGAGATCGATAAGCTCTGGCTACGCGGAGGATTCCCCGACAGTTTTCTCGCACCAACAGAAAGCGTTTCCGCAGAATGGCGACGCAACTTTATAGACACCTATTTAACACGCGACTTAAGCATGTATGGAAAGGCGGACTCATTACCAGCGATGCGCGATCTCCTGAAAATGACTGCACATCTTCACAGCCAAGTTTTAAACGTGAGCCAGCTGGTCGAATCGCATGATTTCAGCCGACAGCAAATCAGCGACTATCTCGATCTTTTTGAGCACACATTCGTCATCCGCCGTTTGAAACCATACTTCACGAACGTAGGGAAGCGGCTCACAAAAAGACCGAAGATATATATTCGCGACAGCGGGCTGCTGCATCAATTAGTCGGAATCCAAGACTACGACACGCTAAGTGGGCACCCGATCAGAGGTGCCAGCTGGGAAGGCTTCGTCATCGAACAGATCACCGCCTTGCTTCCAAGCTGGGAGCCATACTTCTACCGCACATCTAATGGAGCGGAACTCGACCTACTCATGCTAAGAGGAGAGACAATTCTAGCTTTCGAGATCAAAGCTTCGGTCGAAGCGAAACTCACCAAAGGGTTTTACACTGCTTGCGAGGACATTAGGCCAAGTGAAACCTTCATCGTGTCACGTAATAACGGAACGTGGAATACTTCCAGCGGCGTCACCCACACCAATATCAATGATTTACGAAAAATTCTATCTAGCTACGCAGATTAG
- a CDS encoding helix-turn-helix domain-containing protein: MQSIGDRLEEARKRQNLTLREASDATKVRVDFLTAYEKNEFVFDLPEIYRRGFLKIYASFLKLDVKKVMLDYSALTASAASGRAARQSHLARMDLDPAENATSQNKPSFRPTASGLKRGDEHAENSATASGKQTPMPKLPGSVDSGTLWKFGLVIVGGLLGMVILILFVNQWTQVDPDDIDRPVSTTMTSTETGEDNAASAPQEAQQFTLIAAGGDVFVRVTEVGSGAVLHNGTIADGGSADISSNGAARIMYTEPNFFRVIKNGQTFRAADGSHQMRTDQF; encoded by the coding sequence ATGCAGAGTATCGGCGATAGACTCGAAGAAGCCCGCAAACGGCAAAACCTCACACTGAGAGAGGCATCTGATGCCACCAAAGTCAGGGTAGACTTTCTGACGGCATACGAGAAGAACGAGTTCGTCTTCGACCTCCCGGAAATCTACCGACGCGGATTCCTAAAAATTTACGCTTCCTTCCTGAAGCTCGACGTGAAGAAGGTGATGCTCGACTATTCAGCCCTCACTGCCTCAGCAGCATCAGGACGAGCAGCACGCCAAAGCCATCTGGCGCGCATGGACCTCGATCCTGCGGAGAATGCCACGTCACAAAATAAACCGTCCTTCCGCCCAACAGCCAGTGGTCTAAAGCGAGGCGATGAACACGCTGAAAACTCCGCCACCGCCTCAGGCAAACAAACCCCAATGCCCAAACTCCCAGGCAGCGTCGATTCAGGCACCCTTTGGAAGTTTGGATTAGTCATCGTCGGTGGCCTCCTAGGGATGGTCATTCTCATCCTCTTCGTCAATCAATGGACCCAAGTAGATCCAGACGACATTGACAGGCCTGTTTCCACAACGATGACCTCGACCGAAACCGGCGAAGACAACGCCGCATCCGCGCCCCAAGAAGCTCAGCAATTCACGCTAATCGCAGCCGGAGGCGATGTATTCGTACGCGTCACCGAAGTCGGCTCGGGCGCAGTCCTTCACAACGGCACCATCGCCGACGGAGGATCTGCCGACATATCGTCAAATGGCGCCGCCCGAATCATGTACACGGAACCCAACTTCTTCCGCGTCATCAAAAATGGTCAAACCTTTCGCGCTGCCGACGGCTCCCACCAAATGCGAACCGACCAGTTCTAG